Part of the Gammaproteobacteria bacterium genome is shown below.
CGAAAGAAAGGCGAATAGTTACCGTCTGATTTGTGGAAACTCTAATGATTGGAAGAATTAATTTTTTAGAAGGGAATTTTCTATGAATAAATCGCTTAGTTATTGGCAGGGAATTCTTAATGAAGTTTTAAATAAAGGTAATATTAATTACGCATTTCTTTATACAAATTTAGGCCCAGAAGATAGAGATGAATTAGCGAAAAATGCTCGTGATCCCAAACGCGAGCGAATTTATTTGAATGGAGAATTTTCTGGAATTTATCTCACACCACGTGAGAGTGATTGTTTGTGTGCATTAGCAAGCGGTAGAACAGTAAAGACAGTTGCGCGCGAATTAAATCTATCGCATCGAACTGTTGAATTTTATCTAAAAAATCTCAAAGCGAAGTTCGGTTGTTCAAACAAGGGCGAATTGCTCGCATTGGTTGCAGAAACGGATTTAGTAACTTTTCTGGAATCAGCTGAAAATTTATGAAAAAACGAAGCGCGATAGAGATTTTTCTTGCGGAAGTCAATCAGTAAATTTCACTATACACTAACCCACTGTTTGTAGTTAGGTTGAACTGACGTTAATCAGTCATTAAGGGAAGAACTTATGCAAAAGTTTGTTAGTATTGCGCGTGATGGCTTGCAGTTTCATTTTCAAAAATTAACTGCTGACCAGGAGCCTGAGAGATTAGAGGCATACCGGCAACTTGGCACGTATCTTTCCAGTGCTGCAGATGTTTTGTTATTGCCTTTTAGACAGCAATTATTTAATTCCGAAAAGCCTGATAATGCTAAAAATGTTGAATTGTTATGTAAATTTATTCGGGATATCATCAAAGACAAATTTCTTACTGCTGATACCGCAACTCGAAACAAATTAGTTGAAACTCTAGACTTTAAAAGTTATGAGGAAATTAATCTGCAATTGTTTATTAGCAAGTTAGAAATATTAATTCCAGATATAAAAGCTAATACGGCTTTTATTAAGATAGTGGGTAAATTAAATATTGATTTATCAAACCCGCAAGCTTTTGTGCAGCCGGCTAATGTTCATACAGTAGAGATTCCAGAGAGAGCGTTGGGGTTAGCTAAACTAGGATGGCAAGCATTTGTAAGAGATGCTGTAGCCAGTTTGAATGGTGATGAACATGCGAAACAATCGATAGCAGTTAAATTAAATAAAAAAGTCAGTAGTGTTGCAGACGCTATTGTTTTACCATTTGAACATTTATTTGGGGGTAAGGATATAGATGAATTAAAGAAACTGATACGTAAAGAATTCCGTAATAAATATAATGATCCAAAAAATATCGAGTCATTAAATAATATTACCAAAGTTTTGAATGATATTGTTCCTAAAGATTTAAAGCAGTTAATGCAAGCTATTAAAAAATTGATACCTACTATAAATCTGAATAATGAATTTGGAGATCTGCTTAAGAGTTTTGGTTTTAGTGCGCTCGGTGAGCTTCTGGAAGTTAAAATAAATGAAAGTAAATTAACTGAAGTGGCTCCAAAGGTTGTTGAAGCAGTAAAAGGTATTGCGGATAAGGCTAAAAGTGTTATACATTCAGATGCATCTAATCCAGTAGCTGTACTTTCTAAAGTTACTGAGACTGTTACGGATATGGTAGCAAAACCCCAAGCTGCTCAGGCCGCTGAAGCCTTACAATCAAAAGCCGTAACTCCTGAAACTAAGGATTCCAAAGCATTGCCATTCTCCGAGTTATCTGCATTTGTGAATAGTATCGCTACTGATTCTAGCGCTTTAAAAAAAGCGGCAGTTACCAAAGCAGTTGAGAAAGCGGGGAAGGATACAGATACAGACGGAAACGTTAAGGCTGAACACTTAAAAGCAATCAAAATGGAATTAGAGGGTAGTCAACTTGCTGCATACAATGATTTTTTGGCAAAGGTGAATGCACCTCGTCAAGCTCTAGCGCCCCCAGCGAAAGCCTATGAAGCGACGCTTACATTATACGCTCAAGGAAAAATACGCGGTCCATTGGGAAAAACTATTAATGACTGGTATCGGCGATTCATCAATGGTGAAAATAGTGCCTATTTTAGACTGTTGTTGGACTATAAAACCGATGGTAGTGTCGATTATTCGAAAATTGATTTATATGAGCTCGACGATGCGGCATATCAGAAAGGTGTTAAGCAACATCCGGAAATAAAACGACATAAACAAACAACGTATCAACAAGATTCTGGGTATAATCAGCATGGTCGGGCAGGATCGCTGGATACTGGTATCGATTTCTCTGTTGCCGGTCTGGAAGCAGGATTGAGTGCAAATCTTAAGCGGGTATTAAATAAGATTGGTTTTAATAACAAGCTTAAGAAAATTGAGTATTTCGTTGAGACAACTGACGTTGTTGATTTTGACCCACCTGTAGTAAGTCCTCTAAAAACACAGGAGCCAAAAATCAAAATTCAAGTTAGGCAAGGAAAAGAAAATGTTTTGCATGATTCATATTTGAATCAATATCTTGATGCCCTACTCAGAGACATTGGTGACTCAATAATTAATGGGTATTATTTTGGTAGAGAAAAAGAAGAAACGTATTTTAGGCATGATTCTAAAGATGCTTCAATGCGATCTGTTGAAGGTTCAAGTAGTTTGACTTTTAAGCCAGGTGTTGTATCCAATATTCCTGGCGGACATATTAAGGCTGGTGGAGCTTCATTAGATCAGCAAGGTCGAGAAGTTCATAATGAATCTGGAAATCTTAAAGAAAAAGAAGGGGGAACTTTTTTCAAAATAAGACCGTTTAATACTGCAGAATTTAATCATGCTTTAGATAATATAATGAATCAACTTCCTTCGTTTATAGATGAGAGTGGAAAAGAGATTACAGCTCTAACTGTTAGTTATGCACCGCATACGCGTTTTCACCAAGGTATTAGCGCTGCTGAATCGAAAGTTTATAAATTATTGGAGCGAGCTAATAAATTGATTGCTATGGCGGTTACAGCGACTGAAATCAGTCAGGGTTTTAATGAGGCTGGAGATAGCAATTCAGAAGAATTATCAGGCTTTCAAAGAGCGCAAGATGCGGCGGCCAATTTCAAGACTTTTTATAATACAGAACTGCCTGATACAATTTATATGCTTTTAGAAAGACCATTTAGTGCTGAATCCCCTGAAAATAAGGCAAGAATAGCACGCTGTGAAAATCAATTGAAAGACTTCACAAATGGCTTTTTAGGGTTAAAAACGATCAAATATAAAAAAACGTTAGTTCAAGAGTCATTAACATTAGGCAGAGGGGACACTGAGGGAAGTAGCG
Proteins encoded:
- a CDS encoding helix-turn-helix transcriptional regulator, coding for MNKSLSYWQGILNEVLNKGNINYAFLYTNLGPEDRDELAKNARDPKRERIYLNGEFSGIYLTPRESDCLCALASGRTVKTVARELNLSHRTVEFYLKNLKAKFGCSNKGELLALVAETDLVTFLESAENL